AGTATGTATTCATGTCCGAAAGCAACCAGCTTAACGGATTCTTCGAACACTACGCAGGACCCGAGTTCAAAGACTTGCTAGCCAAATGCTCTCGCTTCTTGTCTTTCGTCAGTTTCACCGACCTGCCAGAGGAGAAGCCAATCACCGACAAGTTGTGGAACCTCAAGCAAAAGCCCAGATGTGTCATCCACTGTGAGTTTGTCACCGGTACTAAAGACCTCAACCTCTTGAATCAACTTATCGCTGAGAttgtcaaaatttttgacgCGGTGACTCAAGACTATGCGCAAAACCCCACAAAGGCCTTTTTGACTAACGAtatgttgaaaaaggcCTCTAACTTGCGttctcaagaacttcaaaaaatcgtGAAAGTCATGAAGCAAGTCGAAAGAGAGCTGGCGCAAGAGAAAAAGCAGGACGTCGAAAGGGAGAAGAGGCGCCAGATGAGGTCCAAGTTGAGTGGCCAAGAGCAGGACAAAATTGACCAAAAGATGAGAGAGAAGCGTGAAAGACGTATGAGAAACAGACAAAAAGTGAGGATGTGAAGCTCCTTACGCCTGACTTGCTCGCTTCATGCGATGCCCTTAAATGTTGGTGACCATCTGAGTCCTATATGTACAAAATCTTGAACGCTATTTACAGACCTAAATAATATAAGGCGACAGACCCGCGTTGACCTAGATATCGAGTCCTGGGATCTTAACATCGTTAATAGTTACGCCGCTGTTAAAAACCCTTGGCGCTTGCTTCTCGGCGTCAGGCTTCTCGCTTTCCTTCGTCTTCTCGCTTTCCTTAGCATCGTTTCCCTTGATCTTTTCAGCAGCCGCTTCGATTTGCCTTTTAACTGCCTTCTGAACAGATGTTGCCCTAGCCGCTGCAGCGGCTATACTTTCTGCACGCAGCCCCTCATCAATTTCCTCTTCATGGAGAATGTAGCGAGCACCGTTGCTCAAGTGAAGGTAGTTTCTCATGAGCGATGGACTAACTTGTGTAACTTGGCCTTTGTAAAGCTGGAATTGGGGGAAATCTTTCAGCAGTTGTACCTTGACCTTTTTAGAACGCTTGGAAAGCGCAGAATAAGCCCTGAGGGCTGGTGCCTTGAACATTGCGGTGTTTGTTTTGACTGTATTCTAACTTTAGTGTtggtcaaaatttttcaatataGCTAGTTACAAGACTAAAGCTACACAGCCAGTTTGAAAAGGTTCAACATCCATAGTAACGCGGCATTGGTTTGAGCATGGCCGTTGAATTGATGTGGCTTTGAGGTTCCTTAAACAGTTTTTACGCTGTATTTTACCTGACTTTGATTGCAACATGACGCTTCAAAGCCCTTGTCATAACAGCCAGCCAATGCGATCTCCCGGGACGCCGCGTAATAGCTATGAACCAACAGCGGATCCTTCTCAGCGCGGCCATGGGCACACTTTATTTAAAACGTTCACATGCTCTTGATTTTATGTAACGTAGGAATTCTGGTTTTTATAGCAGCGGCAACCAAAAGTCATTGTTGAGGTTCACGAACCTTCCCAAAACATTGCACAGTTACCCACAGTTCTTGCTGGCCATATTCAAGTATAGAGTACTGTAATAGCCCCTCCCCAAGCTCCTAGACTttatatcacgtgattaaTATCAATGTTATTTACAGATATCAAATAACCACAACTCTTCTCATTGTCGACCAAACATCGCGTAAGTGATACCAAGAAGTGATACACTGTGCCTCCAGAAATGTCCAAGCCACGGAAACAGAGCATACAGCCGCAAGCTAACCAAAGGACTACTCCTTTACCAATCACGCAGCCCACAGATGCGTACATCCCgccttttcttgttgaacagGTGCCTGAACTTAAATCCTACAAGCAACTTCTGGAAGCAGAGTCGAAAATCGATATCTATATCAGCCGCAAAAAGATTGACTTGTATCAATCAGTATCACAGTGGAATAGTCTGAAGCAGGAAGCACAGGAAAAACAGTACCTCCGCATTTTCGTATCCAACATTGCCGAGAACCAAGCCTGGCAAACAAACGACGCCAACGCACAACCATCCTGGACTCTGAGGATAGAGGGTAGATTATTGAATGACCTTGATGTTAATGACCCTCAAAGGCCCAAATTTAGCTCGTTCCTGCAGGGCATCGCAGTCGACTTCACGCGCCCACAAAACGCAGATGCGGGTGCGCAGGACCAGCAGCAACCACAACCTCTAGTACCCTCAATTGTTGAGTGGCATGCGGACCCTTCAGCCTTGGCTGAGTTCGACGGCCTGGATGTCAAGCGTGACGGAGCCGAAAACGTTAAGTGTCGAATTGCAATCCAGCCTCGCGGGGTCACTGGTGAGTGGATCCAATTCTCACCTGAGCTCTCTTCCATCATTGGCATGTCGCGAGGAACTCTTCATGAAGCGGTCTACTCTCTTTACAAATACATTTTGATCAATGACCTGCTGACAAGCGAAGACGATGTGCAGGCTCCAGGAAACCCCTCTTCCAACTCTACCAACGGTGAGAGAACAATTACCAAGATTGACAAATACCTTGCTGCGCTTTTTCCTGATGAGCGCAAAACCATGAGACTTGCAGAAATTCCATCCCTTGTAAATCGCCACATTTCTCCTCTGCCACCAATCAGAATAGACTACACGATACGTGTTGACAAAGCTTCTACGTACGGCGAAACCGTCATAGATATTGAAGTGCCGGCTGTAAGTGAGGACGAAGTGGCCCGCGAGGGCATGTCTCTACTAACAGAGCTAAACCAGTTGAGCACGACTTTAGAGCCCCAGATGCAAGCTCTAAACCAAGAGCTTAACATTTTGCAGCTTCAACTTAACGCTAGTGCGAACAAGTATCAATTCTTCAGcaagctttcaaaggaCCCTGTTCCAATGCTACAAGAGTACATGgattcttcttcaagagcgCTGAAGGTCCTGAGCGGCGACGACGGTTTCAACGAAGACACTGTGAGAAGAGCTCAATTTTACAAAGACAACGAGGCAATGTTATTTGAGAATTTGAGCGTTCTACTTTCGAACGGGCGCATGTAAACTAAAACAAAGGAGCTGAGCTTCCATACACAGCCATGAGATAGGCTGGCGTGGTGGCAGTTACCAGTCTCAACTGCATGATTGTACACTTTGAGTACCTTACGTAAAGAGtgagatcatcaaaatttttcaatggtAGTCATGGTCATAATAGTCATCTTTCCACATCTCAAGCGTTCATCGAACCAAGTCCATTCCGCAAGGTTTAGCTAAGATGTCCAAAACTTACAGATCCACTAGATCCTCTTCCAAAGACACTAAGTCATTTGAGGAAACTATCATTCAAGGCTTAGCCTCTGATGGCGGGCTTTTCATTCCTTCCGAGATCCCACAAGTTAGCGAAGAAACCCTGAAGCAATGGTCTCAGCTGAGTTTCCAGGGCTTGGCTTTGGAAATCATGAAATTGTACATTTCCAGCGAAGAGATCCCAGAAGCTGATCTTAAGGTCTTGATCGAGAGATCATACTCGACGTTCCGCTCTAAGGATGTGACGCCATTGGCAAAAGACGTGACTGGCAAGAACGAGCATCTGCACATTTTGGAGCTGTTTCACGGCCCAACCTATGCTTTCAAGGATG
Above is a genomic segment from Lachancea thermotolerans CBS 6340 chromosome A complete sequence containing:
- the MRPL50 gene encoding mitochondrial 54S ribosomal protein bL9m MRPL50 (similar to uniprot|P53724 Saccharomyces cerevisiae YNR022C MRPL50 Mitochondrial ribosomal protein of the large subunit not essential for mitochondrial translation) produces the protein MFKAPALRAYSALSKRSKKVKVQLLKDFPQFQLYKGQVTQVSPSLMRNYLHLSNGARYILHEEEIDEGLRAESIAAAAARATSVQKAVKRQIEAAAEKIKGNDAKESEKTKESEKPDAEKQAPRVFNSGVTINDVKIPGLDI
- the RSC6 gene encoding Rsc6p (some similarities with uniprot|P53628 Saccharomyces cerevisiae YNR023W SNF12 73 kDa subunit of the SWI/SNF transcription activation complex homolog of Rsc6p subunit of the RSC chromatin remodeling complex); this encodes MSKPRKQSIQPQANQRTTPLPITQPTDAYIPPFLVEQVPELKSYKQLLEAESKIDIYISRKKIDLYQSVSQWNSLKQEAQEKQYLRIFVSNIAENQAWQTNDANAQPSWTLRIEGRLLNDLDVNDPQRPKFSSFLQGIAVDFTRPQNADAGAQDQQQPQPLVPSIVEWHADPSALAEFDGLDVKRDGAENVKCRIAIQPRGVTGEWIQFSPELSSIIGMSRGTLHEAVYSLYKYILINDLLTSEDDVQAPGNPSSNSTNGERTITKIDKYLAALFPDERKTMRLAEIPSLVNRHISPLPPIRIDYTIRVDKASTYGETVIDIEVPAVSEDEVAREGMSLLTELNQLSTTLEPQMQALNQELNILQLQLNASANKYQFFSKLSKDPVPMLQEYMDSSSRALKVLSGDDGFNEDTVRRAQFYKDNEAMLFENLSVLLSNGRM